DNA from Candidatus Omnitrophota bacterium:
TCAGGCACCTTTTTGCTGCTCATCGATCCTCAATAACCTCTCAATTCGTAATAGAATTCACAGACTTTGTGTTACTTTTCACAAAGTATAGCAAATAAAAAAATCTTTGTCAAGGAGAAAATAGGCAGTCCGGGATTAGTCCCGGGCTGCTGTTATCTACGGGTTATAGTTACGTTCCTTGTCCTTAAGTAATCAAATAACCTGTTGACCTCGGCTTCTTCGCCCTCCATGGTAACTATGGCCCAGCCCATCTCGGTCGAAAAAGAGGCCTCTAAGACATTAGGAATAACCTTAAAATCGCGGCCCATCTTGTAAAGCACGGGTTCATCTTTAAGGTCTGCGGGAAAAGTCAGCTCCACTTGAATTTTAATTTTCATCGGCTCCGCCTTTTATCTGTTTACCTTGTTCTGCTACCTGTTTTAATTTTACCACCTTAATAAGCATTCGTCAATAGCATTTTTTATTTGAAAAAACATTTTTAACGCAGATTCTCGCAGATCCAACGCAGATAGTCGCAGATTTCTTTACGATTCATCTGCGTAAATCTGCGTTAGATCTGCGTATATCCGCGTTTATTAAAGTGACATCTTTAAAATATTCAAGACATCCCTGTCATTTAGTTTCTTAACTTCTCCCAGCTCGCCGAAGCTCACTGCCTTTTTAGACATCTCTTCCAGCCTTTCTTCGTTTATCCCCGCTTCTTTCAAGCTGACCGCAGCACCCAGCCCGGCAAAAAAACCTTTTGTTTTTAAAATAGCCTGCTTTGAGATCTCAAGAGGATTTTTATTTCTGCCTAACCCCCAGACATTATTCCCATAATCTGAAAACATCGGGACGGCCTCTTCATTTAAAACATATTTCATCCAGTTGGGGAAAATAATCGCCAGGCCTATACCGTGAGTCAAATCATAAATAGCGCTCACCTCATGTTCAATCCTGTGGGTTGCCCAGTCTTCGATCTTACCCAGGCCGAGAAAACCATTTAAGGCAAGTGATCCTGCCCACATAATATTTGCCCGCGCTTCGTAATTTTTCGGCTCTTTCAATACAACCGGGCCGTAATGGATACATGTCTTTAGAATTGCTTCTGAAATCCTGTCCTGCACCCCGGCACTCCGGGTGGGGCTAAAATATTGCTCAAAGACATGGGACATAATATCAACTATCCCGGCAGCTGAGTGTATCCTCGGAACCGTAAAGGTATAAACGGGGTCAAGTATGGAAAACTTCGGCCTGATCAAAAAAGAACCAAAGGCAAGTTTGCGCTGGGTTTTTTCATTGGTAATAACTGCGTTTACGCTCGTTTCTGACCCGGCAGCAGCCAGGGTAAGCACTGTTCCCACGCCCAGACAATCCCGGGGTTTTGCCTTTTTAAGGTAAAAGTCCCAGACATCGCCTTTATACTTTACTCCGGCAGCAATAGTCTTAGCAGTATCGATCACGCTGCCTGAGCCGACAGCCAGGACAAAGTCTATATTTTCCTTGCGGCAAAGCTCAATTCCTTCATAGACCCTGCTTAGAAGCGGATTCGGCTTGATTCCGCTCAAGTCAAAATAGGTAATTCCCGCTTTTTTTAAAATTCCTGCCGCCCGCTGATAGATCCCGTATTTCTTAACGCTTTCCCGGCCGGTAACGACCAGGATACGCCGGGAATACCTTTTGACTTCTTCGGCCAGTTGCTCAATCTGATTCCTGCCGAATAAAACCCTGGTCGGAATATGACAGAGAAAATTAAGCATTTTCCCCTTTTAACCCAAAACCTCCACAGCCTTATCATTATCTTCGGCCTTCATCACAAAACGGGCAAAGATCCCGCGGCCGCCTGCGCTGCCATAGCAATAAAGCAGGTTTACATCGCTTTCCCTAAGTTTTGCCGCTATTCCGGCCAGCACGCCGGGTTTATTCTCCAGATCGATTGCTACGACCTCTTCTTCTTTTACTTCCCAGCCTTTAGCCTGCAGCGCGGACGAGGCCTTTTGATTATCTTCGGTAATAATGTGGAATCTTGCTTTTCCCTGCATGCCGTAGGCATCAATAGCATTGATGTTCACGTTTTGCGCTGCGATCAGGTTGACCACCTCTGAAAGCATACCCGCCTTATCCTCGGTAACTACTGTTAACTGTTTGATTCGATCGATCATTTTACTGCCCTCCTTTTTCTTTTTTCCTCAATGATTCCCAGACAAAAATAATAAATTTACCCAGCAGCCAGATAGCCAGAACAAGAAGCGCTATTCCCAGGATAAATCTTAAAAAGACGCACATTACCAAAAGCAAGGGGAAAAACAAAAACCCTAATCCGATAAAAATAACTGTTGCTATCAAGAAAATAATCCCCACTAAAAATGCTTTCACCTATATTCACTCACCCCCTTTATCAAGTATATCCCACCTGCCGGCTATCTTACAGCCGCAGAACTTACATTTATTATCCGCAATATTATTCTCAGAAACCATATAGCCCGTCCGTTTCACCAGGATCTTTTTACAATCCGGACAATAGGTATTCTCAGCAGGGTTACCGGGAATATTTCCGATATAAACATATTTCAAACCAACGTCCAGCGCTATATCTCTGGCCATTTCCAACGTCTCAACAGGCGTAGGCGGCAGGTCTTTTAACTTAAAATCCGGATGAAAACGGCTGAAATGCAGGGGTGTGTCTTCGCCCAGATTTTCTTTTATCCATTCGCACATTTTGCGGATACTTTCAGGGTCATCATTAGCCGTGGGAATAACCAGGTTGGTTATCTCGAGCCAAACCCCTTCCTCTTTAATTATCCTGAGCGCTTCTAAAACCGGCGCCAGCCTGCCTGAACTCATTTTTCTATAAA
Protein-coding regions in this window:
- a CDS encoding ACT domain-containing protein, producing the protein MIDRIKQLTVVTEDKAGMLSEVVNLIAAQNVNINAIDAYGMQGKARFHIITEDNQKASSALQAKGWEVKEEEVVAIDLENKPGVLAGIAAKLRESDVNLLYCYGSAGGRGIFARFVMKAEDNDKAVEVLG
- a CDS encoding iron-containing alcohol dehydrogenase → MLNFLCHIPTRVLFGRNQIEQLAEEVKRYSRRILVVTGRESVKKYGIYQRAAGILKKAGITYFDLSGIKPNPLLSRVYEGIELCRKENIDFVLAVGSGSVIDTAKTIAAGVKYKGDVWDFYLKKAKPRDCLGVGTVLTLAAAGSETSVNAVITNEKTQRKLAFGSFLIRPKFSILDPVYTFTVPRIHSAAGIVDIMSHVFEQYFSPTRSAGVQDRISEAILKTCIHYGPVVLKEPKNYEARANIMWAGSLALNGFLGLGKIEDWATHRIEHEVSAIYDLTHGIGLAIIFPNWMKYVLNEEAVPMFSDYGNNVWGLGRNKNPLEISKQAILKTKGFFAGLGAAVSLKEAGINEERLEEMSKKAVSFGELGEVKKLNDRDVLNILKMSL
- a CDS encoding NIL domain-containing protein, coding for MKIKIQVELTFPADLKDEPVLYKMGRDFKVIPNVLEASFSTEMGWAIVTMEGEEAEVNRLFDYLRTRNVTITRR